The Falco naumanni isolate bFalNau1 chromosome 1, bFalNau1.pat, whole genome shotgun sequence genome window below encodes:
- the MIF gene encoding macrophage migration inhibitory factor → MPMFAIQTNVCKDAVPDSLLGDLTQQLAKATGKPAQYIAVHIVPDQMMSFGGSTDPCALCSLYSIGKIGGQQNKTYTKLLCDLISKHLHVSADRVYINYFDMNAANVGWNGSTFA, encoded by the exons ATGCCCATGTTCGCCATCCAGACCAACGTCTGCAAGGACGCCGTGCCCGACAGCCTGCTGGGCGACCTCACCCAGCAGCTGGCCAAGGCCACCGGCAAGCCCGCGCAG TACATAGCTGTGCACATCGTACCTGATCAGATGATGTCCTTCGGGGGCTCCACTGATCCCTGCGCGCTCTGCAGCCTTTACAGCATCGGCAAAATAGGAGGGCAGCAGAACAAGACTTACACCAAGCTGCTGTGTGATCTCATCTCTAAGCACTTGCATGTATCTGCAGACAG AGTGTACATCAACTACTTTGACATGAATGCTGCCAATGTGGGCTGGAATGGCTCCACCTTTGCGTAG